A DNA window from Daucus carota subsp. sativus chromosome 3, DH1 v3.0, whole genome shotgun sequence contains the following coding sequences:
- the LOC108210668 gene encoding uncharacterized protein LOC108210668 codes for MFIFLSCQIVQIIMKLLTVDDFIYIHRIIVKKWRVLKKQKMEITTSQIIEKFNLKANPEGGFYTETFRDKSLILSTSQLPSQYKVDRPISTNIYFLVPSGSVSLIHRIPCSETWNFYLGDPLTVVELNETDGCVKLTDLGSNIIEEDQLLQYTVPPNVWFGAFPANDFKIVTNNAIEKNPPMDAEKHYSLVGCTCAPAFEFADFELAKHSDLVSRFPAHKSLISLLSLPG; via the exons atgtttatatttttatcttgtCAAATAGTTcagattatcatgaaattacTCACAGTTGATGATttcatatacatacatagaATAATAGTCAAAAAGTGGAGGGTATTGAAGAAGCAAAAAATGGAAATAACAACTTCACAGATAATTGAGAAGTTTAACCTGAAGGCTAACCCAGAAGGTGGATTTTACACAGAAACGTTCAGAGACAAATCACTCATACTTTCCACATCTCAACTTCCATCTCAAT ACAAAGTTGATCGGCCTATCAGTACAAATATATACTTTCTTGTACCATCTGGGAGTGTGTCTCTCATCCATCGTATTCCATGTTCAGAAACCTGGAACTTCTACTTGGGAGATCCTCTGACG GTAGTGGAGTTGAACGAGACAGATGGCTGTGTGAAGTTAACTGACCTTGGATCAAACATAATAGAAGAAGATCAGCTACTGCAGTATACTGTGCCACCAAATGTGTGGTTTGGTGCATTTCCAGCTAACGACTTCAAGATTGTCACTAATAATGCCATTGAGAAAAATCCACCCATGGACGCTGAGAAGCACTATTCTCTTGTTGGATGCACTTGTGCTCCAGCCTTTGAGTTTGCCGACTTCGAGCTGGCAAAACATTCTGATCTCGTTTCACGGTTCCCTGCTCACAAGTCCCTCATTTCATTACTAAGCCTCCCTGGCTAA
- the LOC108210666 gene encoding protein NEGATIVE GRAVITROPIC RESPONSE OF ROOTS isoform X2 has product MKIFGWMQGKVSGKQGSKTQNSSAANKRVLQESLKEEFSDWPHGLLAIGTFGNRNVTEEIENRIPHPTEASSQNDLQDLTPEEVEELQNELNLGLDKPGVACESLAEQDSSLDTSNSSRKDIQLQRTSSAVFSRGKDSHLDSTSNGIGKKSMSFLFKKMLLCSSGFSPTPSLRDPFLEPIHVESRMKKILTTILSKKIYPQSSSPKANTPRKYLENKQFFMTDSESDSEDEMSQEANDGSKWVKTDSDYIVLEI; this is encoded by the exons ATGAAG ATCTTTGGTTGGATGCAAGGCAAGGTAAGCGGAAAACAAGGGTCCAAAACTCAGAATTCATCAGCAGCTAATA AACGAGTTCTGCAAGAATCTTTAAAAGAAGAATTCAGTGACTGGCCTCATGGACTGCTAGCAATTGGCACATTTGGGAATAGGAATGTGACAGAAGAAATAGAAAACAGGATTCCTCATCCGACTGAAGCCTCCAGTCAGAATGATCTACAAGATCTTACCCCTGAAGAAGTTGAAGAGCTTCAGAATGAGTTGAATCTAGGCTTAGATAAACCGGGAGTTGCATGTGAATCATTGGCCGAACAAGACAGTAGCCTGGACACAAGTAATTCATCGAGAAAAGATATTCAACTCCAGCGTACCAGCAGTGCTGTTTTCAGCAGGGGGAAGGATAGTCACTTGGATAGTACCAGCAATGGCATTGGCAAGAAATCAATGTCGTTTCTCTTCAAGAAGATGCTTCTCTGCAGCAGTGGATTCTCCCCAACTCCTAGCTTGAGAGATCCATTTCTAGAACCGATACACGTAGAATCAAGAATGAAGAAG ATTCTCACGACTATCTTGAGCAAAAAGATATATCCACAAAGTTCTAGTCCGAAGGCTAATACCCCGAGAAAATATTTGGAGAATAAGCAATTTTTCATGACTGACAGTGAAAGTGACAGTGAAGATGAAATGTCTCAGGAGGCAAATGATGGAAGTAAATGGGTCAAAACAGATTCTGATT ATATTGTTTTAGAGATATGA
- the LOC108210666 gene encoding protein NEGATIVE GRAVITROPIC RESPONSE OF ROOTS isoform X1, whose protein sequence is MKQIFGWMQGKVSGKQGSKTQNSSAANKRVLQESLKEEFSDWPHGLLAIGTFGNRNVTEEIENRIPHPTEASSQNDLQDLTPEEVEELQNELNLGLDKPGVACESLAEQDSSLDTSNSSRKDIQLQRTSSAVFSRGKDSHLDSTSNGIGKKSMSFLFKKMLLCSSGFSPTPSLRDPFLEPIHVESRMKKILTTILSKKIYPQSSSPKANTPRKYLENKQFFMTDSESDSEDEMSQEANDGSKWVKTDSDYIVLEI, encoded by the exons ATGAAG CAGATCTTTGGTTGGATGCAAGGCAAGGTAAGCGGAAAACAAGGGTCCAAAACTCAGAATTCATCAGCAGCTAATA AACGAGTTCTGCAAGAATCTTTAAAAGAAGAATTCAGTGACTGGCCTCATGGACTGCTAGCAATTGGCACATTTGGGAATAGGAATGTGACAGAAGAAATAGAAAACAGGATTCCTCATCCGACTGAAGCCTCCAGTCAGAATGATCTACAAGATCTTACCCCTGAAGAAGTTGAAGAGCTTCAGAATGAGTTGAATCTAGGCTTAGATAAACCGGGAGTTGCATGTGAATCATTGGCCGAACAAGACAGTAGCCTGGACACAAGTAATTCATCGAGAAAAGATATTCAACTCCAGCGTACCAGCAGTGCTGTTTTCAGCAGGGGGAAGGATAGTCACTTGGATAGTACCAGCAATGGCATTGGCAAGAAATCAATGTCGTTTCTCTTCAAGAAGATGCTTCTCTGCAGCAGTGGATTCTCCCCAACTCCTAGCTTGAGAGATCCATTTCTAGAACCGATACACGTAGAATCAAGAATGAAGAAG ATTCTCACGACTATCTTGAGCAAAAAGATATATCCACAAAGTTCTAGTCCGAAGGCTAATACCCCGAGAAAATATTTGGAGAATAAGCAATTTTTCATGACTGACAGTGAAAGTGACAGTGAAGATGAAATGTCTCAGGAGGCAAATGATGGAAGTAAATGGGTCAAAACAGATTCTGATT ATATTGTTTTAGAGATATGA
- the LOC108214614 gene encoding protein LAZ1 homolog 2 isoform X1, translated as MASVNISAYRSTYSDLYQPAVIFAGSSVLIALVSSFSLIRQHLVSYTKPEEQKWIVGVLFMVPIYAIQSIISLVYPKFSLALDISRNCYEAFALYSFGSYLIAVLGGEERVVELLESESRKSLNKPLLEEDDERQLQKRNFIDFFRRPNMLGEHLLTIEKFGLVQYMILKTLCAFLALVLEIFGVYGDGEFKWYYGYPYIAVVLNFSQTWSLYCLVQFYNVTHERLKPIKPLAKFISFKAIVFATWWQGLGLALLSSLGVLPQEGRVETELQDFLICIEMAVAALAHIFVFSAKPYHLVPASENSRIETEATQAMLKKHKGDEENPALYERTSVRESVQDIVVQGGHHVVEDVVLTINQAIEPVEKGMTKIQETFHEITVRDDEKESEVKVEEHEQDVTVDDTHVSTSEDKVTIESSGRTGS; from the exons ATGGCGTCAGTCAACATCTCCGCTTACAGAAGTACATATAGTGATCTTTATCAACCAGCCGTCATTTTTGCAGGATCCTCTGTCTTGATAGCATTAGTTTCTTCTTTCAGTTTAATACGCCAGCATCTTGTATCATATACCAAACCCGAG GAGCAAAAATGGATTGTTGGAGTTTTGTTTATGGTTCCCATATACGCTATTCAGTCA ATTATATCTTTGGTGTACCCAAAGTTTTCTTTGGCTCTTGATATTTCAAGAAACTGTTATGAGGCATTTGCCCTTTATTCTTTTGGGAGTTACCTAATCGCTGTTCTTG GGGGAGAAGAAAGAGTCGTAGAACTGCTAGAAAGTGAATCGAGAAAGTCTTTAAACAAGCCATTGCTGGAGGAAGATGATGAAAGACAGCTACAgaaaagaaattttattgatttcTTCCGTAGACCAAATATGCTTGGAGAACACTTGCTGACAATCGAGAAGTTTGGCCTAGTTCAATAT ATGATCTTAAAGACCTTATGCGCGTTCTTAGCACTTGTACTGGAGATCTTTGGTGTATATGGTGATGGAGAGTTCAAGTGGTATTACGG ATACCCATACATTGCTGTAGTATTGAACTTCAGTCAGACGTGGTCATTGTATTGCCTTGTGCAGTTCTATAATGTAACTCATGAGAGACTTAAGCCGATAAAGCCTCTGGCGAAGTTCATTAGCTTTAAGGCTATTGTGTTTGCAACTTGGTGGCAAGGTCTGGGCCTGGCTTTATTGTCTTCTCTTGGCGTTCTACCTCAGGAAGGAAGAGTGGAAACAGAATTGCAGGATTTCTTGATCTGTATAGAG ATGGCTGTTGCAGCTCTTGCCCACATTTTTGTCTTTTCTGCAAAACCTTATCATCTAGTGCCAGCTTCTGAGAATTCAAGGATTGAAACCGAAGCAACCCAGGCAATGCTGAAGAAACATAAGGGTGATGAGGAGAACCCAGCTCTTTATGAGAGGACCAGTGTGAGAGAGAGTGTTCAAGATATTGTTGTTCAAGGAGGTCACCAT GTTGTTGAGGATGTTGTATTGACCATTAATCAAGCAATTGAACCTGTGGAAAAGGGTATGACAAAAATTCAAGAGACTTTCCACGAAATAACAGTCAGAGATGATGAAAAAGAGTCGGAAGTAAAAGTTGAAGAACACGAACAAGATGTTACAGTAGATGACACTCATGTATCGACTTCAGAGGATAAGGTTACTATCGAGAGTAGTGGCAGAACAGGGAGTTGA
- the LOC108214614 gene encoding protein LAZ1 homolog 2 isoform X2, producing the protein MVPIYAIQSIISLVYPKFSLALDISRNCYEAFALYSFGSYLIAVLGGEERVVELLESESRKSLNKPLLEEDDERQLQKRNFIDFFRRPNMLGEHLLTIEKFGLVQYMILKTLCAFLALVLEIFGVYGDGEFKWYYGYPYIAVVLNFSQTWSLYCLVQFYNVTHERLKPIKPLAKFISFKAIVFATWWQGLGLALLSSLGVLPQEGRVETELQDFLICIEMAVAALAHIFVFSAKPYHLVPASENSRIETEATQAMLKKHKGDEENPALYERTSVRESVQDIVVQGGHHVVEDVVLTINQAIEPVEKGMTKIQETFHEITVRDDEKESEVKVEEHEQDVTVDDTHVSTSEDKVTIESSGRTGS; encoded by the exons ATGGTTCCCATATACGCTATTCAGTCA ATTATATCTTTGGTGTACCCAAAGTTTTCTTTGGCTCTTGATATTTCAAGAAACTGTTATGAGGCATTTGCCCTTTATTCTTTTGGGAGTTACCTAATCGCTGTTCTTG GGGGAGAAGAAAGAGTCGTAGAACTGCTAGAAAGTGAATCGAGAAAGTCTTTAAACAAGCCATTGCTGGAGGAAGATGATGAAAGACAGCTACAgaaaagaaattttattgatttcTTCCGTAGACCAAATATGCTTGGAGAACACTTGCTGACAATCGAGAAGTTTGGCCTAGTTCAATAT ATGATCTTAAAGACCTTATGCGCGTTCTTAGCACTTGTACTGGAGATCTTTGGTGTATATGGTGATGGAGAGTTCAAGTGGTATTACGG ATACCCATACATTGCTGTAGTATTGAACTTCAGTCAGACGTGGTCATTGTATTGCCTTGTGCAGTTCTATAATGTAACTCATGAGAGACTTAAGCCGATAAAGCCTCTGGCGAAGTTCATTAGCTTTAAGGCTATTGTGTTTGCAACTTGGTGGCAAGGTCTGGGCCTGGCTTTATTGTCTTCTCTTGGCGTTCTACCTCAGGAAGGAAGAGTGGAAACAGAATTGCAGGATTTCTTGATCTGTATAGAG ATGGCTGTTGCAGCTCTTGCCCACATTTTTGTCTTTTCTGCAAAACCTTATCATCTAGTGCCAGCTTCTGAGAATTCAAGGATTGAAACCGAAGCAACCCAGGCAATGCTGAAGAAACATAAGGGTGATGAGGAGAACCCAGCTCTTTATGAGAGGACCAGTGTGAGAGAGAGTGTTCAAGATATTGTTGTTCAAGGAGGTCACCAT GTTGTTGAGGATGTTGTATTGACCATTAATCAAGCAATTGAACCTGTGGAAAAGGGTATGACAAAAATTCAAGAGACTTTCCACGAAATAACAGTCAGAGATGATGAAAAAGAGTCGGAAGTAAAAGTTGAAGAACACGAACAAGATGTTACAGTAGATGACACTCATGTATCGACTTCAGAGGATAAGGTTACTATCGAGAGTAGTGGCAGAACAGGGAGTTGA
- the LOC108214613 gene encoding protein trichome birefringence-like 16 isoform X2: MKGGYNGLRAKQLSLFLMAVFCTSILIFGWVKSPIFASLIPPKSRVVNLPPVLYAQENQLGEGLNDLDGVSKRVDLPEPDHTTNIDFITSEAVEEANERELEEGASDSHVQSKRIDLQEPDHSTNNNSFTSESLMIQETTGKAVEVSHGENSSKITEDLVAHQNFASTNISLERRENNILTTKNENQDCNYAKGKWITDDNRPLYSGFGCKKWLSPMWACRLTQRTDFAYEKLRWQPKDCKTKDFTSSNYLRRMQGKTLAFIGDSLGRQQFQSLMCMVSGGEERPDVIDVGNEFGLVKPHGHGRPDGWAYRFLSTNSTILYYWSATLCDLEPLDINNPTTEVAMHLDRPPAFLQHFISKFDVVVLNTGHHWNRGKLNNNRWVMHIGGKRNTNRKLADIGSAKNFTVYSTVHWLNSELPKFPGLKAFYRSISPRHFFNGEWNTGGTCDNTSPRSGELEVLQDESADLLAAGSVKGTQVKLLDITALSQLRDEGHISRYSIKATPGVQDCLHWCLPGVPDTWNELLFAQI; the protein is encoded by the exons atgaaaggAGGCTATAATGGACTACGAGCTAAACAACTGTCTCTGTTCCTTATGGCAGTTTTCTGCACGAGTATTCTTATTTTTGGATGGGTGAAATCCCCAATTTTTGCTTCATTGATTCCTCCTAAGAGTCGCGTCGTGAACCTGCCTCCAG TGTTATATGCTCAAGAGAATCAACTTGGAGAAGGATTGAACGACTTAGATGGAGTGAGCAAGAGGGTGGATTTGCCGGAACCTGACCATACCACAAACATTGATTTTATCACCAGCGAAGCAGTTGAAGAAGCAAATGAAAGGGAACTTGAGGAAGGGGCAAGTGACTCGCATGTACAGAGCAAGAGAATTGATTTGCAGGAACCAGACCATTCCACAAACAATAACTCTTTTACTAGTGAATCTTTAATGATTCAAG AAACTACTGGGAAGGCTGTGGAGGTTTCTCATGGGGAAAATAGTTCAAAAATTACTGAAGATTTAGTAGCACATCAGAATTTTGCGAGTACAAACATATCACTTGAACGAAGAGAGAATAACATTTTGACGACTAAAAATGAAAATCAAG ACTGTAATTATGCCAAAGGAAAATGGATCACAGATGACAATCGTCCGTTATATTCTGGGTTTGGTTGTAAAAAGTGGCTTTCACCTATGTGGGCTTGCCGCTTGACACAGCGCACTGATTTCGCGTACGAGAAGTTAAGGTGGCAACCAAAAGATTGTAAAACCAAAGATTTCACGAGTTCAAATTATTTGAGAAG GATGCAGGGTAAAACTCTAGCTTTCATTGGGGATTCGCTAGGTCGGCAACAGTTTCAGTCACTAATGTGCATGGTCAGTGGTGGTGAGGAAAGGCCTGATGTTATTGATGTTGGGAATGAATTTGGACTTGTGAAGCCGCATGGACATGGTCGCCCGGATGGTTGGGCTTATCGGTTTCTTAGTACCAATAGTACCATTCTCTATTATTGGTCAGCAACTCTTTGTGACTTGGAGCCACTTGATATTAACAACCCGACTACAGAGGTGGCCATGCACCTTGATCGACCTCCAGCGTTTTTGCAACATTTTATATCTAAATTTGATGTGGTAGTTTTAAATACTGGACATCATTGGAATAGAGGAAAACTGAATAATAACCGGTGGGTCATGCATATTGGTGGCAAGCGTAATACCAACAGAAAGCTTGCCGATATAGGCAGTGCTAAAAATTTCACAGTTTACAGTACTGTCCACTGGCTGAACTCTGAACTCCCAAAATTCCCAGGCCTGAAAGCGTTCTACCGATCTATTTCGCCCAGGCACTTCTTCAATGGGGAGTGGAACACTGGTGGTACGTGTGACAATACTTCTCCAAGATCTGGGGAGTTGGAAGTTTTGCAAGACGAGTCAGCCGATCTCCTAGCTGCAGGGTCTGTCAAAGGAACACAGGTTAAACTCTTGGATATAACAGCTCTGTCTCAGCTAAGGGATGAGGGTCACATATCTCGGTACAGCATCAAAGCCACTCCTGGAGTACAAGATTGCCTACATTGGTGCCTTCCTGGGGTTCCTGATACATGGAATGAACTCCTTTTTGCACAGATTTAA
- the LOC108214613 gene encoding protein trichome birefringence-like 14 isoform X1: protein MKGGYNGLRAKQLSLFLMAVFCTSILIFGWVKSPIFASLIPPKSRVVNLPPGMLYAQENQLGEGLNDLDGVSKRVDLPEPDHTTNIDFITSEAVEEANERELEEGASDSHVQSKRIDLQEPDHSTNNNSFTSESLMIQETTGKAVEVSHGENSSKITEDLVAHQNFASTNISLERRENNILTTKNENQDCNYAKGKWITDDNRPLYSGFGCKKWLSPMWACRLTQRTDFAYEKLRWQPKDCKTKDFTSSNYLRRMQGKTLAFIGDSLGRQQFQSLMCMVSGGEERPDVIDVGNEFGLVKPHGHGRPDGWAYRFLSTNSTILYYWSATLCDLEPLDINNPTTEVAMHLDRPPAFLQHFISKFDVVVLNTGHHWNRGKLNNNRWVMHIGGKRNTNRKLADIGSAKNFTVYSTVHWLNSELPKFPGLKAFYRSISPRHFFNGEWNTGGTCDNTSPRSGELEVLQDESADLLAAGSVKGTQVKLLDITALSQLRDEGHISRYSIKATPGVQDCLHWCLPGVPDTWNELLFAQI from the exons atgaaaggAGGCTATAATGGACTACGAGCTAAACAACTGTCTCTGTTCCTTATGGCAGTTTTCTGCACGAGTATTCTTATTTTTGGATGGGTGAAATCCCCAATTTTTGCTTCATTGATTCCTCCTAAGAGTCGCGTCGTGAACCTGCCTCCAGGTA TGTTATATGCTCAAGAGAATCAACTTGGAGAAGGATTGAACGACTTAGATGGAGTGAGCAAGAGGGTGGATTTGCCGGAACCTGACCATACCACAAACATTGATTTTATCACCAGCGAAGCAGTTGAAGAAGCAAATGAAAGGGAACTTGAGGAAGGGGCAAGTGACTCGCATGTACAGAGCAAGAGAATTGATTTGCAGGAACCAGACCATTCCACAAACAATAACTCTTTTACTAGTGAATCTTTAATGATTCAAG AAACTACTGGGAAGGCTGTGGAGGTTTCTCATGGGGAAAATAGTTCAAAAATTACTGAAGATTTAGTAGCACATCAGAATTTTGCGAGTACAAACATATCACTTGAACGAAGAGAGAATAACATTTTGACGACTAAAAATGAAAATCAAG ACTGTAATTATGCCAAAGGAAAATGGATCACAGATGACAATCGTCCGTTATATTCTGGGTTTGGTTGTAAAAAGTGGCTTTCACCTATGTGGGCTTGCCGCTTGACACAGCGCACTGATTTCGCGTACGAGAAGTTAAGGTGGCAACCAAAAGATTGTAAAACCAAAGATTTCACGAGTTCAAATTATTTGAGAAG GATGCAGGGTAAAACTCTAGCTTTCATTGGGGATTCGCTAGGTCGGCAACAGTTTCAGTCACTAATGTGCATGGTCAGTGGTGGTGAGGAAAGGCCTGATGTTATTGATGTTGGGAATGAATTTGGACTTGTGAAGCCGCATGGACATGGTCGCCCGGATGGTTGGGCTTATCGGTTTCTTAGTACCAATAGTACCATTCTCTATTATTGGTCAGCAACTCTTTGTGACTTGGAGCCACTTGATATTAACAACCCGACTACAGAGGTGGCCATGCACCTTGATCGACCTCCAGCGTTTTTGCAACATTTTATATCTAAATTTGATGTGGTAGTTTTAAATACTGGACATCATTGGAATAGAGGAAAACTGAATAATAACCGGTGGGTCATGCATATTGGTGGCAAGCGTAATACCAACAGAAAGCTTGCCGATATAGGCAGTGCTAAAAATTTCACAGTTTACAGTACTGTCCACTGGCTGAACTCTGAACTCCCAAAATTCCCAGGCCTGAAAGCGTTCTACCGATCTATTTCGCCCAGGCACTTCTTCAATGGGGAGTGGAACACTGGTGGTACGTGTGACAATACTTCTCCAAGATCTGGGGAGTTGGAAGTTTTGCAAGACGAGTCAGCCGATCTCCTAGCTGCAGGGTCTGTCAAAGGAACACAGGTTAAACTCTTGGATATAACAGCTCTGTCTCAGCTAAGGGATGAGGGTCACATATCTCGGTACAGCATCAAAGCCACTCCTGGAGTACAAGATTGCCTACATTGGTGCCTTCCTGGGGTTCCTGATACATGGAATGAACTCCTTTTTGCACAGATTTAA